A region of Myxococcus stipitatus DSM 14675 DNA encodes the following proteins:
- a CDS encoding adenine phosphoribosyltransferase: protein MTQPVASLSDTTLVADLQARLRDVPDFPKPGIVFKDITPVLADPRLFGRVINAMSAPFRGQHITKVVGVEARGFLLGAPIALSLDAGFVPARKPGKLPHRSVVERYSLEYGADGVEMHEDAILQGERVLVVDDVLATGGTAEATAKLVKRLGGELVGFSFLISLDFLEGPQRLGRDKVTTLLTF from the coding sequence ATGACCCAGCCTGTCGCCAGCCTCTCCGACACCACGCTCGTCGCCGACCTCCAGGCCCGCCTTCGCGACGTGCCGGACTTCCCCAAGCCCGGCATCGTCTTCAAGGACATCACCCCCGTCCTCGCGGACCCGCGCCTGTTCGGCCGCGTCATCAACGCCATGTCCGCGCCCTTCCGGGGACAGCACATCACCAAGGTCGTCGGCGTGGAGGCGCGAGGCTTCCTCCTGGGGGCCCCCATCGCGCTCTCGCTCGACGCGGGCTTCGTCCCCGCGCGCAAGCCCGGCAAGCTGCCCCACCGCTCCGTCGTGGAGCGCTACTCGCTGGAGTACGGCGCGGACGGCGTGGAGATGCACGAGGACGCCATCCTCCAGGGAGAGCGGGTGCTGGTGGTGGACGACGTGCTCGCCACCGGCGGCACGGCGGAGGCGACGGCGAAGCTGGTGAAGCGGCTGGGCGGTGAGCTCGTCGGGTTCAGCTTCCTCATCAGCCTCGACTTCCTCGAAGGCCCCCAGCGACTGGGCCGCGACAAGGTGACCACCCTGCTGACGTTCTGA
- a CDS encoding alpha/beta fold hydrolase has translation MPEVRASDGVRIRYDDVGQGDTPLLFIPAWCSRRDVFRTLVPRCAERHRVLCVDLRGHGDSERGTGDFDSGTVLDDLLAVLRASGARRVVPVCIATAGYWAVDLHREWGPRRVPHLVLLDWLVTEPTPAFASLLRGLMSERWGRARDELLETWAHGVEHPDVLRTLRGDMREVPEEMWARAAREITASQARHGTPLRALAGLNPAPTTLHLYAQPDAQDYLEEQVAFSATHPWFHVMKLPAVSHLPSLEVPDLVAAGIEALVSGQRTTLRTGPDAQD, from the coding sequence ATGCCCGAGGTGCGCGCGAGCGACGGGGTCCGCATCCGCTACGACGACGTGGGCCAGGGCGATACCCCGCTGCTCTTCATCCCCGCATGGTGCTCACGGCGCGACGTCTTTCGCACCCTGGTGCCTCGCTGCGCCGAGCGCCACCGCGTCCTCTGTGTCGACCTGCGAGGCCACGGCGATTCGGAGCGAGGCACCGGGGACTTCGACAGCGGCACGGTGCTCGATGACCTGCTCGCGGTGCTGAGGGCCAGCGGCGCGCGACGGGTGGTGCCGGTCTGCATCGCCACGGCGGGCTACTGGGCCGTGGACCTCCACCGGGAATGGGGCCCGCGGCGAGTGCCCCACCTCGTGCTCCTGGACTGGCTCGTCACCGAGCCGACTCCCGCCTTCGCCTCCCTCCTGCGCGGCCTCATGTCCGAGCGCTGGGGGCGCGCACGCGACGAGCTGCTCGAGACCTGGGCCCACGGCGTGGAGCACCCGGACGTCCTGCGCACCCTTCGCGGGGACATGCGCGAAGTCCCCGAGGAGATGTGGGCACGCGCCGCGCGGGAAATCACGGCGAGCCAGGCGCGACACGGCACACCCCTGCGCGCGCTCGCGGGCCTGAACCCCGCGCCCACCACGCTGCACCTGTATGCCCAGCCCGACGCCCAGGACTACCTGGAGGAGCAGGTGGCCTTCAGCGCGACCCACCCGTGGTTCCACGTCATGAAGCTGCCCGCGGTCAGCCACCTGCCTTCACTCGAGGTGCCCGACCTCGTCGCGGCGGGAATCGAGGCCCTGGTCTCCGGACAGCGGACCACCCTCAGGACAGGCCCGGACGCCCAGGACTGA
- a CDS encoding TetR/AcrR family transcriptional regulator, producing the protein MPRPSNTEERRQQIVLGLLRVMSERGYERASVNEIAKAAGLSPGLVHYHFSDKQEILLVLVEQLAARARERVARRVARIAPEDARGKVEAFLDAFLATGADADPSAVAGWVTISAEAIRQPEVRDAYEQVVRADLEHLEGLVASVVGKRRARALSVGLFAAVQGYFVLSASAPGLVPSGSAAHTVKQMAAGLLDTATAKEGA; encoded by the coding sequence ATGCCTCGTCCGTCCAACACCGAAGAGCGCCGTCAGCAAATCGTCCTGGGGCTGCTGCGAGTGATGTCCGAGCGCGGCTACGAGCGGGCCTCCGTCAACGAAATCGCGAAGGCGGCGGGGCTGAGTCCGGGGCTCGTGCACTACCACTTCAGCGACAAGCAGGAGATCCTCCTCGTGCTGGTGGAGCAGCTCGCGGCCCGTGCGAGAGAGCGGGTGGCCAGGCGCGTCGCCCGCATCGCTCCGGAGGATGCGCGAGGCAAGGTGGAGGCGTTCCTGGACGCCTTCCTCGCGACGGGCGCGGACGCGGACCCGAGCGCCGTGGCCGGCTGGGTCACCATCAGCGCGGAAGCCATCCGGCAGCCCGAGGTCCGCGACGCCTACGAGCAGGTGGTGCGCGCGGACCTGGAGCACCTCGAGGGACTGGTCGCGTCCGTGGTCGGCAAGCGGAGGGCCCGCGCATTGTCGGTGGGCCTCTTCGCCGCGGTGCAGGGCTACTTCGTGCTCTCCGCGAGCGCACCGGGGCTCGTCCCCTCGGGCTCGGCCGCCCACACCGTGAAGCAGATGGCCGCGGGTCTGCTCGACACGGCGACCGCGAAGGAGGGCGCATGA
- a CDS encoding MFS transporter: protein MKTPVKLGLLSSLYLSQGLPFGFFTQALPVLLRHQGLSLPAIGLAHLLALPWALKFLWAPSMDRHGSARWGLRRGYILPLQCMSAGLLLSLALPESTVDTHWLLAAVLGVNLLAATQDVATDGLAVTLLSPSERGWGNGVQVAAYRVGMILGGGLMLAVFDVAGWRPTLLALGLILLVATVPIALYREPATAPPPRASLGLQWWLRRPGAATWLTLLVAYKAGEALATGMLRTFLVDRGLSLTDIAWMLGGVGFTAGLLGALAGGSLVAKLGRRRALFLFGFVQAAAVLLYAVVASTPSSMAWLTAVCAVEHIASGMATATLFTAMMDACRPEHAATDYTVQASLVVIATGAAAALSGFSAQALGYPGHFVLAALLCVAGTLYVPFALRPSPTHEAPAPEVSS, encoded by the coding sequence ATGAAGACGCCCGTGAAGCTGGGGCTCCTGTCGAGCCTCTATCTCTCCCAGGGCCTGCCGTTCGGCTTCTTCACCCAGGCGCTCCCGGTCCTGCTGCGGCACCAGGGCCTCTCGCTTCCGGCCATCGGACTGGCGCACCTGCTCGCGCTGCCCTGGGCCCTGAAGTTCCTCTGGGCGCCATCCATGGACCGGCACGGCTCCGCGCGCTGGGGACTGCGCCGAGGCTACATCCTCCCGCTGCAGTGCATGAGCGCGGGCCTGCTGCTGTCGCTCGCGCTGCCCGAGTCCACCGTGGACACACACTGGCTGCTCGCCGCGGTGCTGGGGGTCAACCTGCTCGCGGCGACCCAGGACGTCGCGACGGATGGCCTCGCGGTGACGCTGCTCTCTCCCTCCGAGCGAGGCTGGGGCAACGGCGTGCAGGTGGCCGCGTATCGCGTGGGGATGATTCTGGGTGGAGGCCTCATGCTCGCCGTCTTCGACGTCGCGGGCTGGCGCCCCACCCTCCTGGCGCTGGGCTTGATTCTCCTCGTCGCCACCGTGCCCATCGCGCTCTACCGCGAGCCCGCCACCGCCCCCCCGCCTCGCGCGAGCCTGGGCCTCCAGTGGTGGCTGCGACGGCCCGGCGCCGCGACCTGGCTCACCTTGCTCGTGGCCTACAAGGCGGGAGAAGCGCTGGCCACGGGCATGCTGCGCACCTTCCTGGTGGACCGGGGCCTGTCACTCACGGACATCGCGTGGATGCTCGGCGGGGTGGGCTTCACGGCGGGACTCCTGGGAGCGCTCGCGGGCGGCAGCCTCGTGGCGAAGCTGGGGCGGCGGCGGGCCTTGTTCCTCTTCGGCTTCGTCCAGGCGGCGGCCGTGCTGCTGTACGCGGTCGTTGCCAGCACTCCGTCGTCCATGGCGTGGCTGACGGCGGTCTGCGCCGTGGAGCACATCGCCAGCGGCATGGCCACCGCCACGCTCTTCACCGCGATGATGGATGCCTGCCGCCCCGAGCACGCCGCCACCGACTACACGGTGCAGGCCTCGCTCGTGGTGATTGCCACGGGCGCGGCGGCGGCGCTCAGTGGCTTCAGCGCGCAGGCGCTCGGCTACCCCGGACACTTCGTCCTCGCCGCGCTGCTCTGCGTCGCCGGCACGCTCTACGTCCCCTTCGCCCTCCGCCCATCCCCGACGCACGAGGCCCCCGCGCCCGAGGTGTCGTCATGA
- the coaD gene encoding pantetheine-phosphate adenylyltransferase: MTIAVYAGSFDPVTAGHLSVVRQAARLFGHVVVVVAINPAKNTLLSPDERVALVKEAVAMHPNVSVAWTEGLIVDYARAIGASVLLRGVRGATDAQFETELAQNNRALAPEISTLFLPAEAHLAEVSSSGLKQRVSRGEDVSAFCPPTVAAKLRERLDPSLRSQP, from the coding sequence ATGACCATCGCCGTCTACGCAGGAAGCTTCGACCCCGTCACCGCGGGACACCTGTCCGTGGTCCGTCAGGCAGCGCGCCTGTTCGGCCACGTGGTGGTCGTCGTGGCCATCAACCCCGCGAAGAACACCCTGCTGTCGCCCGATGAGCGCGTGGCCCTGGTGAAAGAGGCCGTGGCCATGCACCCCAATGTCTCGGTGGCGTGGACCGAAGGGCTCATCGTCGACTACGCGCGAGCCATCGGCGCCAGCGTCCTCTTGCGCGGTGTGCGCGGCGCCACCGATGCGCAGTTCGAGACGGAGCTCGCCCAGAACAACCGCGCGCTCGCGCCCGAAATCTCCACCCTCTTCCTCCCCGCGGAGGCCCACCTCGCCGAGGTGAGCAGCAGCGGCCTCAAGCAGCGCGTCTCGCGAGGCGAGGACGTTTCGGCCTTCTGTCCGCCCACGGTCGCGGCGAAGCTGCGCGAGCGACTCGACCCGTCCCTTCGGAGCCAGCCATGA
- a CDS encoding MBL fold metallo-hydrolase, protein MSLSFIPLGVGDAFSALHYSSCLAVEAEDQVLLVDCPHPIRKMMREASLATGIPLDVDRVSAVALTHLHADHSSGLESMGYFSFFLLHRKLELLAHPAVAERLWEGHLAAGMECLIEKRGEAPNDKHFEDYFEHTPLSTEAAVRHGPFLIESRMTYHHVPTTALRIHAGGKCLGYSADTAFDEGLIHWLSRADLVIHETNYGVHTPYEKLAALPADLRARMRLIHYPDDFDTEASVIEPLRQGRRYTV, encoded by the coding sequence ATGAGCCTGTCCTTCATTCCCCTGGGCGTCGGGGATGCCTTCTCCGCCCTCCACTACTCGTCCTGTCTCGCGGTGGAGGCCGAGGACCAGGTGCTCCTGGTGGACTGCCCGCACCCCATCCGCAAGATGATGCGCGAGGCCTCGCTCGCCACCGGAATCCCCCTGGACGTGGACCGCGTCAGCGCCGTGGCCCTCACCCACCTCCACGCGGACCACTCCTCTGGACTGGAGAGCATGGGCTACTTCTCCTTCTTCCTCCTGCACAGGAAGCTGGAGCTGCTCGCGCACCCCGCCGTGGCGGAGCGACTCTGGGAAGGCCACCTGGCCGCCGGCATGGAGTGCCTCATCGAGAAGCGCGGCGAGGCCCCCAACGACAAGCACTTCGAGGACTACTTCGAGCACACGCCGCTCTCCACCGAGGCCGCCGTGCGACACGGCCCCTTCCTCATCGAGTCCCGCATGACGTACCACCACGTGCCCACCACCGCGCTGCGCATCCACGCGGGGGGCAAGTGCCTGGGCTACAGCGCGGACACCGCCTTCGACGAGGGGCTCATCCACTGGCTGTCTCGCGCGGACCTGGTCATCCACGAGACGAACTACGGCGTCCACACGCCCTACGAGAAGCTCGCCGCGCTGCCCGCGGACCTGCGCGCCCGCATGCGCCTCATCCACTACCCGGATGACTTCGACACCGAGGCCAGCGTCATCGAGCCCCTGCGTCAGGGCCGCCGCTACACCGTGTAG
- a CDS encoding alpha-amylase family glycosyl hydrolase has translation MRRNMWSALLLAGVLGCAESALENPLGTKGEETGQVVQRLSSSNRPGMGAVVYGGGTTFRVWAPLASQVFVAGDFSSWGWVELGNEFNGNFSGDVAGAVKGQKYKFVTRNQWGSDSWRADPRSAWQENSTGASIIYDHGEYWWNAQQFSTPAFHEMVIYELHVGTFNDSPGWGPGNWNSAIAKLDYLRDLGVNMVKVMPAYEFAGDFSWGYNVAFPFAPESAYGHPNDMKRFVDEAHYRGIGVIVDVVHNHWGPSDLPMWCFSGNCLGNGGEYFFTDNRKSTPWGDTRPDYGRPEVRAYIRDSMMNLLDNFRADGLRWDATKYMRTIDGAGDIAPAWQVFRSINREINANKGWKISIAEDFGGGDSITNDATSDFAGGAGFDAQWSAEFVHPIRTAVIEQNDANRNMFAVRDAITQRFSGRAHARVIYSESHDEVANGKQRLPEEIWPGQAGSWAAKKRSTLAAGVTLTSPGIPMLFQGQEILEDGFFADGDPVDWGKLSTYGGIHDLYRDLIRLRRNWSNNTRGLRGGNVNVHHVNNTGKVLAYHRWDSGGPGDDVLIVANFSGTYFPTYNIGFPRTGTWYLRFNSDWNGYSSDFGNTASANTVAYGGAKDGMANNASFAIGPYSLLIFSQ, from the coding sequence ATGCGACGCAACATGTGGAGTGCGCTGCTGCTGGCCGGAGTGTTGGGCTGCGCAGAGAGCGCGCTCGAGAATCCACTGGGCACGAAGGGCGAGGAGACAGGACAGGTCGTCCAGCGCCTCAGCTCCTCGAATCGGCCGGGCATGGGGGCGGTGGTCTACGGCGGCGGCACGACGTTCCGCGTGTGGGCGCCACTGGCCTCCCAGGTGTTCGTCGCGGGTGACTTCAGCAGTTGGGGGTGGGTGGAGCTGGGCAACGAGTTCAACGGCAACTTCTCCGGCGACGTGGCGGGCGCGGTGAAGGGGCAGAAGTACAAGTTCGTCACGCGCAACCAGTGGGGGAGCGATTCCTGGCGCGCGGACCCGCGCTCGGCGTGGCAGGAGAACTCCACGGGCGCCAGCATCATCTACGACCACGGCGAGTACTGGTGGAACGCGCAGCAGTTCAGCACGCCGGCCTTCCACGAGATGGTCATCTACGAGCTGCACGTGGGCACGTTCAACGACTCGCCGGGGTGGGGGCCGGGCAACTGGAACAGCGCCATCGCGAAGCTCGACTACCTGCGGGACCTGGGCGTCAACATGGTGAAGGTGATGCCGGCATACGAGTTCGCTGGCGACTTCTCCTGGGGCTACAACGTCGCCTTCCCGTTCGCGCCGGAGAGCGCCTACGGCCACCCCAACGACATGAAGCGCTTCGTGGACGAGGCGCACTACCGGGGCATCGGTGTCATCGTCGACGTGGTGCACAACCACTGGGGGCCCAGCGACCTGCCCATGTGGTGCTTCAGCGGCAACTGCCTGGGCAACGGTGGGGAGTACTTCTTCACCGACAACCGCAAGTCGACGCCGTGGGGGGACACGCGTCCGGACTACGGCCGCCCCGAGGTGCGTGCGTACATCCGCGACTCGATGATGAACCTGCTCGACAACTTCCGGGCAGATGGCCTGCGCTGGGATGCCACGAAGTACATGCGCACCATCGACGGCGCGGGCGACATCGCGCCGGCGTGGCAGGTGTTCCGCTCCATCAACCGCGAAATCAACGCGAACAAGGGCTGGAAGATCTCCATCGCCGAGGACTTCGGCGGCGGCGACTCCATCACCAACGACGCCACGTCCGACTTCGCGGGCGGCGCGGGCTTCGACGCGCAGTGGTCGGCGGAGTTCGTGCATCCCATCCGCACGGCGGTCATCGAGCAGAACGACGCGAACCGGAACATGTTCGCGGTGCGCGACGCGATTACCCAGCGCTTCAGCGGGCGGGCGCACGCGCGCGTCATCTACTCGGAGAGCCACGACGAGGTGGCCAACGGCAAGCAGCGGTTGCCGGAGGAGATCTGGCCGGGACAGGCGGGGAGCTGGGCGGCGAAGAAGCGCTCCACGCTGGCCGCGGGTGTCACTCTCACGTCTCCGGGCATCCCCATGCTGTTCCAGGGACAGGAGATTCTGGAGGACGGGTTCTTCGCGGACGGAGACCCGGTGGACTGGGGCAAGCTCAGCACCTACGGCGGCATCCACGACCTCTACCGGGACCTCATCCGCCTGCGCCGCAACTGGAGCAACAACACGCGCGGCCTGCGGGGAGGCAACGTCAACGTCCACCACGTCAACAACACGGGCAAGGTGCTTGCCTATCACCGCTGGGACAGTGGTGGGCCTGGGGACGACGTCCTGATTGTCGCCAACTTCAGCGGCACCTACTTCCCCACCTACAACATCGGCTTCCCGCGCACGGGCACGTGGTACCTGCGCTTCAACAGCGACTGGAACGGGTACTCGTCCGACTTCGGCAACACCGCGTCGGCCAACACGGTGGCGTATGGCGGCGCCAAGGATGGCATGGCGAACAACGCGTCCTTCGCCATCGGCCCCTACTCGCTGCTCATCTTCTCGCAGTAA
- a CDS encoding bifunctional metallophosphatase/5'-nucleotidase, with amino-acid sequence MTTKTALARRGVLLLPLALFLASAPGTSQAAAPAPGTTRLTFLHLADVYQVQPQEHGGRGGLARVSTLRKRVLAESPTPHVLTLLGGDTLSPSVESLLELDGKPLKGRHMVDAWNALGLDVAVLGNHEFDFGDDVLRERIRQSRFPWLGANVTDSKTGALFEGVKAFELRELGGIPVGLFGVVIPETKTTTKAGPDTQFGDVCAAAKDAVAKLRDAGAKVVLGLTHLSLAEDKALARCVKVDALLGGHDHVGAADRSTGTPIFKVHSDALELGRLTVDVDTATGTVRKVSWSLIPVTKKVPEDTAFNEAMQPYHALFARLAEPVGRTPVALDARSTQMRTRETNLGSLVADAFREASGADVALVNGGALRADSVLRAGVLTRRDLHSVMPYTDGLVVMEVPGATLRAVLENGVSLSREDSRPGRFLQVSGLRFKYDARRPAGERVLEVTVHGKPLDPAATYRIATLSFLASGKDGYDMLKGLPTTPALKDGRTPLDVLADLFRTGRPAPRAKPEGRITRVDAAGLTPDARRPAPPLK; translated from the coding sequence ATGACGACGAAGACAGCGCTGGCCCGCCGAGGGGTCTTGCTCCTGCCGCTCGCGCTGTTCCTGGCGTCGGCGCCGGGCACCTCCCAGGCCGCCGCGCCCGCTCCGGGCACGACGCGACTGACGTTCCTCCACCTGGCGGACGTGTATCAGGTGCAGCCGCAGGAGCACGGGGGCCGGGGTGGGCTCGCGCGGGTGTCGACGCTGCGCAAGCGCGTGCTGGCCGAGTCCCCCACCCCGCACGTCCTCACGCTGCTGGGAGGCGACACGCTGTCGCCCTCGGTGGAGTCGCTGCTGGAGCTGGACGGCAAGCCCCTCAAGGGCCGTCACATGGTGGACGCGTGGAATGCGCTGGGCCTGGACGTCGCGGTGCTGGGCAACCACGAGTTCGACTTCGGCGACGACGTGCTGCGCGAGCGCATCCGTCAGTCCCGCTTCCCGTGGCTGGGCGCCAACGTGACGGACTCGAAGACGGGCGCGCTGTTCGAGGGCGTGAAGGCGTTCGAGCTTCGCGAGCTGGGCGGCATCCCGGTGGGCCTCTTCGGCGTGGTGATTCCCGAGACGAAGACCACCACGAAGGCGGGGCCGGACACGCAGTTCGGTGACGTCTGCGCGGCCGCGAAGGACGCCGTGGCGAAGCTGCGCGACGCGGGGGCCAAGGTGGTGCTGGGCCTCACGCACCTGTCGCTCGCGGAGGACAAGGCGCTGGCCCGGTGCGTGAAAGTCGACGCGCTGCTGGGCGGACATGACCACGTGGGCGCGGCGGACCGCTCCACGGGCACGCCCATCTTCAAGGTGCACTCGGACGCGCTGGAGTTGGGCCGGCTCACGGTGGACGTGGACACGGCGACGGGCACGGTGCGCAAGGTGTCCTGGTCGCTGATTCCCGTCACGAAGAAGGTCCCCGAGGACACGGCGTTCAACGAGGCGATGCAGCCCTATCACGCGCTGTTCGCCCGCCTGGCGGAGCCCGTGGGCCGCACGCCGGTGGCTCTGGACGCACGCAGCACCCAGATGCGCACGCGCGAGACGAACCTGGGCTCGCTTGTGGCGGATGCCTTCCGCGAGGCCTCGGGCGCGGACGTGGCGCTGGTGAATGGGGGCGCGCTGCGCGCGGACTCGGTGCTGCGCGCCGGGGTGCTGACGCGCAGGGACCTGCACTCGGTGATGCCGTACACGGACGGGCTCGTGGTGATGGAGGTCCCCGGCGCCACGCTGCGCGCCGTCCTGGAGAATGGCGTGAGCCTGAGCCGCGAGGACTCGCGCCCCGGCCGCTTCCTCCAGGTGTCGGGCCTTCGCTTCAAGTACGACGCGCGCCGTCCCGCCGGGGAGCGCGTGCTGGAGGTGACGGTGCACGGCAAGCCGCTGGACCCCGCGGCCACGTACCGCATCGCCACGTTGAGCTTCCTCGCCAGCGGCAAGGATGGCTACGACATGCTCAAGGGCCTGCCCACCACGCCCGCGCTGAAGGACGGGCGCACGCCGCTGGACGTGCTCGCGGACCTGTTCCGCACGGGCCGCCCCGCGCCGCGCGCGAAGCCCGAGGGCCGCATCACCCGCGTGGACGCCGCGGGACTCACGCCCGACGCGCGCCGCCCCGCGCCTCCCCTCAAGTAA
- a CDS encoding isopenicillin N synthase family dioxygenase, with protein sequence MIELETFQLPQSVSGREADIALGLTMVRAWRRDGIFQVRMSPAQAEKSQRAFELSRHFFRQSLETKARCVSDLTYSGYIASGQELTASEADLSEVFTVCRDVPLTDPRVQSKWPCHGPGPWPDESWRQGMQAHAEELGSVGERLLRLIALGLGLDIDALTTLTHDGWHHMRVLRFPARSPTTTRGIGAHTDYGLLVIAAQDDVGGLYVRPPVEGEKRPRNWLPHESSAGMYEHDEPWTYVKPVPGVLTVFPGDILQFLTRGYLLSTPHKVVLNTRERFALAYFHEPQFEACVRPLSAPTRDEYIHYGTHFTNMFMRSYPDRVTTQRILDESRLTTLSWLRQEAVLRTAPLEAVPLQRAAG encoded by the coding sequence ATGATCGAGTTGGAGACATTCCAGTTGCCGCAGTCCGTGAGTGGACGCGAGGCCGATATCGCCCTGGGGCTGACCATGGTCCGGGCCTGGAGGCGCGACGGCATCTTCCAGGTGCGCATGAGCCCCGCCCAGGCGGAGAAGAGCCAGCGGGCCTTCGAGCTGAGCCGTCACTTCTTTCGCCAGTCGCTGGAGACCAAGGCGCGCTGCGTGAGCGACCTGACGTACTCCGGTTACATCGCGTCGGGCCAGGAGCTCACCGCGTCCGAGGCGGACCTGTCCGAGGTCTTCACCGTCTGCCGGGACGTGCCCCTCACGGACCCGCGCGTGCAATCCAAGTGGCCCTGCCACGGCCCGGGCCCCTGGCCCGATGAGTCCTGGCGTCAGGGCATGCAGGCCCACGCCGAGGAGCTCGGCTCGGTGGGCGAGCGGCTCTTGCGGCTCATCGCGCTGGGCCTGGGCCTGGACATCGACGCGCTCACCACGCTGACGCATGACGGCTGGCACCACATGCGCGTGCTGCGCTTCCCCGCGCGCTCCCCCACCACCACGCGAGGCATCGGCGCCCACACCGACTACGGGCTGCTCGTCATCGCCGCGCAGGACGACGTGGGCGGGCTGTACGTCCGGCCTCCCGTCGAAGGCGAGAAGCGGCCCCGCAACTGGCTCCCGCACGAGAGCTCCGCGGGCATGTACGAGCACGACGAGCCCTGGACCTATGTGAAGCCCGTGCCGGGGGTCCTCACCGTGTTCCCTGGCGACATCCTCCAGTTCCTCACGCGAGGCTATCTGCTGTCGACGCCGCACAAGGTCGTGCTCAACACGCGCGAGCGCTTCGCGCTGGCCTACTTCCACGAGCCCCAGTTCGAGGCCTGCGTGCGCCCGCTCTCCGCTCCGACGCGCGACGAGTACATCCACTACGGCACGCACTTCACGAACATGTTCATGCGCTCCTATCCGGACCGCGTCACCACCCAGCGCATCCTCGACGAGAGCCGGCTCACCACGCTGTCGTGGCTCCGGCAGGAAGCCGTCCTGCGCACCGCGCCCCTGGAAGCCGTGCCCCTCCAGCGCGCGGCGGGCTGA
- a CDS encoding YdcF family protein, translated as MFLFLSKVLDLFLAPLTWALLLLLAGGLVRGRPRLSRVFSGMGLAVLYLFSTEAVSTLLTYTAEKDARDTFQPGVTYDAVIVLGGALDPSAMERSGHLELNAAADRVLRGYDLLREGHARHVLISGGSLDPRPDPVVEADVLSRQYQAWGIAAERIVTEGRSRNTRENAVESARIIQEQGWKRLLLVTSAAHMPRAAGCFAAVGLRPDTLSVDARMPATEGRRLTWIPRASALSQSTDVLRELAGRVVYRLRGWTSP; from the coding sequence GTGTTCCTGTTCCTCTCGAAGGTGCTGGACCTCTTCCTGGCGCCGCTCACGTGGGCCCTGTTGCTGCTGCTCGCAGGGGGCCTCGTGCGCGGGCGGCCTCGGCTCTCCCGGGTCTTCTCGGGCATGGGGCTCGCGGTCCTCTACCTCTTCTCCACGGAGGCGGTGTCCACGCTGCTGACGTACACGGCGGAGAAGGACGCGCGGGACACCTTCCAGCCGGGCGTGACGTATGACGCCGTCATCGTCCTGGGCGGTGCGCTGGACCCGTCCGCCATGGAGCGCTCCGGGCACCTGGAGCTCAACGCCGCGGCCGACCGGGTGCTGCGCGGCTACGACCTCCTGCGCGAGGGGCACGCGCGCCACGTCCTCATCTCCGGCGGCTCGTTGGACCCGCGCCCCGACCCGGTGGTGGAGGCGGACGTGCTGTCGCGCCAGTACCAGGCCTGGGGGATTGCCGCGGAGCGCATCGTCACGGAAGGGCGCAGCCGGAACACGCGGGAGAACGCGGTGGAGTCCGCGCGCATCATCCAGGAGCAGGGGTGGAAGCGGCTGCTCCTGGTGACGAGCGCGGCGCACATGCCCCGGGCCGCGGGCTGCTTCGCCGCGGTGGGGCTTCGTCCCGACACGCTGTCGGTGGACGCGCGGATGCCCGCCACCGAGGGGCGGAGGCTGACCTGGATACCTCGAGCCTCCGCGCTCTCCCAGAGCACGGACGTCCTGCGCGAGCTGGCGGGGCGTGTCGTGTACCGGCTGCGGGGCTGGACGTCGCCCTGA
- a CDS encoding NAD(+)/NADH kinase: protein MQTLVIVAKKDNPEAAALAARIRERYPHLTVLGDRSLAHVLGWARVEDRELAARADLTVVLGGDGTLIYAARLLGGRGVPILGVNLGSLGFMTEIPVEELFSTLDEVLAGRFQVDSRMKLTCRLVRGGRVLIEDEILNDVVINKGALARIADHETSIDGVPITTYKADGVILATPTGSTAYSLSAGGPIVHPSVDCTVLSPICSHALTQRSIVVPADRVIRITLRSETADTYLTLDGQTGHGLQGGDCIEVVRSANRVNLVRNPRVAYFSILRQKLHWGER from the coding sequence GTGCAGACCCTCGTCATCGTCGCGAAGAAGGACAACCCCGAGGCGGCGGCCCTCGCGGCCCGCATCCGGGAGCGCTACCCGCACCTCACCGTGCTGGGGGACCGCTCCCTGGCGCATGTCCTGGGGTGGGCTCGGGTGGAGGACCGGGAGCTGGCGGCCCGGGCGGACCTGACGGTGGTGCTGGGCGGTGACGGCACCCTCATCTACGCCGCGCGGCTGTTGGGCGGGCGCGGGGTCCCCATCCTGGGCGTCAACCTGGGCAGCCTGGGCTTCATGACGGAGATTCCCGTCGAGGAGCTGTTCTCCACGCTGGACGAGGTGCTGGCGGGCCGCTTCCAGGTGGACTCGCGCATGAAGCTCACCTGCCGGCTGGTGCGCGGCGGGCGCGTGCTCATCGAGGACGAAATCCTCAACGACGTGGTCATCAACAAGGGCGCGCTGGCGCGCATCGCCGACCACGAGACGTCCATCGATGGGGTGCCCATCACCACGTACAAGGCGGACGGCGTCATCCTCGCCACGCCCACGGGCTCCACCGCGTACTCGCTGTCGGCGGGCGGGCCCATCGTCCACCCGTCGGTGGACTGCACGGTGCTCTCGCCCATCTGCTCGCACGCGCTCACCCAGCGCTCCATCGTCGTTCCCGCGGACCGGGTCATCCGCATCACGCTGCGCAGCGAGACGGCGGACACGTACCTCACGCTGGACGGACAGACGGGGCACGGCCTGCAAGGCGGCGACTGCATCGAGGTGGTGCGCTCCGCCAACCGCGTCAACCTGGTGCGCAACCCGCGCGTGGCCTACTTCTCCATCCTCCGGCAGAAGCTCCACTGGGGAGAGCGCTGA